A genomic window from Micromonospora sp. WMMA1947 includes:
- a CDS encoding nitrate- and nitrite sensing domain-containing protein — MGAGPDPVRGAAPQPHRRRSGFRLRDWRMGTKLATVLVIPSLAFLVLAGIQTRGLVGQTTTLSAFAEQVGIGRQIATAVDRLQHERDRTAGELAALRRAGTGADRDAAVAALRPLQEATDRAVAELRAAAAPLADADAAWRVSYSEAIEAYDQVVNIRAAVAPAVLSADTVLSNYHRSIASLLNLLAEPSPGGGRQELTEAVLRYVQLSRVKELSSRVRAELYAAARAGRYEPDAQVTLSDLRAQQLTALGAFRVAATSDQIRRYDRTSVDPAFVAATQLEERTLPAGDARPALLDATQWWAASEQRQELFRQMESEIVADAVRQADDASARQLRDTLLVGGAIATVLLSAVLISLLVGRSVARSMRQLRGQALRIAQVDLPLTLQRLRTVDRPIGAIDVPPAVIDSQDEIGELAEAFVAVHRSAVDVAVEQAMMRRNVNAMFVNLARRSQVLVERQLELLDDLEREESDPDQLENLFKLDHLAARMRRNDESLLVLAGTESTRRWNRPVGLGAVLLAASAEIEQYQRVRHENRTDLHVVGHAVGDLVHLFAELLENATAFSRPETAVRVVVEPDGRGALVQIVDEGLGMSPSALAEANAVLAEPPAADVSASERMGLFVVSHLSARHGVRVRLSAGREGLVARVRIPVELLAEAPAPEVGQPAPVRLARGTAQPALTGPVSASGALAGATAELPVAGWRPAPGRPAALPVSPLTGRPLGDGTDAGAGAPVPAAAPVTVPRPRPGRAEDVLTPDAGAAGGGWFSRQGPATSSLGVTPAPAATPVTGGTNERGLPVRVPMAQLTSVAPADRPDRPVVRHEPDPEAVGGMLSRLYSGVRRAEAEETTEMYLPRDEGGRRQ, encoded by the coding sequence GTGGGCGCAGGTCCCGACCCGGTTCGCGGTGCGGCCCCTCAGCCGCACCGGCGGCGCTCCGGGTTCCGGCTGCGGGACTGGCGGATGGGCACCAAGCTCGCCACGGTGCTGGTGATCCCCTCACTGGCGTTCCTGGTGCTGGCCGGCATCCAGACCCGGGGGCTGGTCGGGCAGACCACCACGCTGAGCGCCTTCGCCGAGCAGGTCGGCATCGGGCGGCAGATCGCGACCGCCGTCGACCGGCTGCAGCACGAGCGGGACCGCACCGCCGGGGAACTGGCCGCGTTGCGCCGGGCCGGCACCGGCGCGGACCGGGACGCCGCCGTCGCCGCGCTCCGGCCGCTGCAGGAGGCCACCGACCGTGCGGTGGCCGAGCTGCGCGCCGCGGCGGCACCGCTGGCCGACGCCGACGCCGCCTGGCGCGTCTCCTACTCCGAAGCGATCGAGGCGTACGACCAGGTGGTGAACATCCGGGCGGCGGTGGCGCCGGCGGTGCTCTCCGCCGACACCGTGCTGAGCAACTACCACAGGTCGATCGCGTCGCTGCTGAACCTGCTGGCCGAGCCGTCGCCCGGCGGTGGCCGGCAGGAGCTGACCGAGGCGGTGCTGCGGTACGTGCAGCTCTCCCGGGTCAAGGAGCTGTCCTCGCGCGTCCGTGCGGAGCTCTACGCCGCCGCGCGGGCCGGCCGGTACGAGCCGGACGCGCAGGTGACGCTCAGCGACCTGCGGGCCCAGCAGCTCACCGCGCTCGGCGCGTTCCGGGTCGCCGCGACCTCCGACCAGATCCGCCGGTACGACCGGACCTCGGTCGACCCGGCCTTCGTCGCCGCCACCCAGCTGGAGGAGCGGACGCTGCCCGCCGGCGATGCCCGGCCGGCCCTGCTCGACGCGACCCAGTGGTGGGCGGCGAGTGAGCAGCGGCAGGAATTGTTCCGCCAGATGGAGAGCGAGATCGTCGCCGACGCGGTCCGCCAGGCCGACGACGCCAGCGCCCGCCAGCTGCGTGACACGCTGCTGGTGGGCGGCGCGATCGCCACCGTGCTCCTGTCCGCGGTGCTGATCTCGCTGCTGGTCGGCCGGTCGGTGGCCCGCTCCATGCGGCAGCTGCGCGGGCAGGCGCTGCGGATCGCGCAGGTGGACCTGCCGTTGACGCTGCAACGGCTGCGGACGGTGGACCGTCCGATCGGCGCGATCGACGTACCGCCCGCGGTGATCGACTCGCAGGACGAGATCGGCGAGCTGGCCGAGGCGTTCGTGGCGGTGCACCGCAGCGCCGTCGACGTGGCGGTCGAGCAGGCGATGATGCGGCGCAACGTCAACGCCATGTTCGTCAACCTGGCCCGGCGCAGCCAAGTGCTCGTCGAACGGCAGCTGGAGCTGCTCGACGACCTCGAACGCGAGGAGAGCGACCCGGACCAGCTGGAGAACCTGTTCAAGCTCGACCACCTGGCCGCCCGGATGCGCCGTAACGACGAGAGCCTGCTGGTGCTCGCCGGCACCGAGTCGACCCGGCGGTGGAACCGCCCGGTGGGCCTGGGCGCCGTGCTGCTGGCCGCGAGCGCGGAGATCGAGCAGTACCAGCGGGTACGCCACGAGAACCGGACCGACCTGCACGTCGTCGGGCACGCGGTGGGCGACCTGGTGCACCTGTTCGCGGAGCTGCTGGAGAACGCCACCGCCTTCTCCCGTCCGGAGACCGCGGTACGCGTGGTCGTCGAGCCGGACGGCCGGGGTGCGCTCGTGCAGATCGTCGACGAGGGGCTGGGCATGAGCCCGTCGGCGCTGGCCGAGGCGAACGCCGTGCTCGCCGAGCCGCCGGCCGCCGACGTGTCGGCCTCGGAACGGATGGGCCTGTTCGTGGTGAGCCACCTCAGCGCCCGCCACGGCGTACGGGTGCGGTTGAGCGCCGGCCGGGAGGGCCTGGTGGCCCGGGTGCGGATCCCTGTCGAGCTGCTCGCCGAGGCGCCCGCGCCGGAGGTGGGCCAGCCGGCGCCGGTCCGGCTGGCGCGCGGTACGGCGCAGCCGGCGCTCACCGGCCCGGTCTCCGCGTCCGGGGCGCTGGCCGGGGCGACCGCCGAGCTGCCGGTGGCCGGATGGCGGCCGGCGCCGGGCCGGCCCGCGGCGCTGCCGGTGTCCCCGCTGACCGGCCGTCCGCTGGGTGACGGGACGGATGCCGGAGCCGGTGCGCCGGTGCCGGCCGCCGCGCCGGTGACGGTGCCGCGTCCCCGTCCGGGCCGGGCCGAGGACGTGCTCACGCCGGACGCCGGGGCGGCGGGCGGCGGCTGGTTCAGCCGGCAGGGGCCGGCCACGTCGTCGCTGGGTGTGACGCCGGCACCGGCGGCGACGCCGGTGACCGGAGGGACGAACGAGCGGGGCCTGCCGGTACGCGTGCCGATGGCCCAGCTCACCTCGGTCGCCCCGGCCGACCGCCCGGACCGACCGGTGGTGCGGCACGAGCCGGACCCGGAGGCGGTCGGCGGCATGCTGTCGCG